GATGAAGTCTCCAGGCCGCAGGATCACGATGGGCAGACCGGCTCGCTTCACCGCGTCGGCTGCAGCCAGGATGTGCCGACGATCGAGCGTCAACAAGAATGGAGAACCGCCCTCCACAGCAGCGGCTAATACATGTGCATCCTTGGAGTGAATGTATTTCTCATATCTCCTGATCACCTCGCCGGATGGCATGGGCAGGAACTCCCAGTCAATCTCAACGAAGAAGCCGAGGTTCTCAGAGAACCTCGGCTTCTATAGGGCAGAGGTCGGGTAAGAAACCCGACCCTGGAGTTTGGCCTTTTTCTTTGAGACCCTATATATGCGGCCTCTTTTATGGCATCTCCCTATATCTTGGTATGGGTAGCGAAGGGCAGTGCCCTTCGCTACCCGAAAGGCCAAACCAGGGGGGCGGGTAAGAAACCCGACCTCCCCATCATATCTCCGCGGTAGAAGAAAACAAAACGGTAGGGCGGCTTTCTATAGCCGCCAGGACCATCAAGGCGCGGCGCCGTTCACCCGCTCGATGGAGACGGCGCAGGCCTTGTACTCCGGGATCTTCGCCACCGGATCCAGCGCCGCGTGAGTCAGCGCGTTGGCCGGGGACTCGGCGAAGTGGAAGGTCATGAAGACCACCCCCGGCATCACGTCCTCGGTCACCTGAGCCGTCGTGACGACCTCGCCGCGGCGGCTGCGCACGCGCACCGTGTCGCCGTCACGCACGCCGAACCGCTGGGCATCCTCGGGGTGGATCTCCACCGTGCTCGATGGGACCTTCTCATCGAGCCCCTGGCTGCGCCGCGTCATCGTCCCCGTGTGATAGTGGAACAGGAGGCGCCCAGTGGTGAACGTGAGCGGATATTCCTCATCGGGCACCTCGGCGGGCGGCATATACTCGACGGGCATGAACCGCCCCTTGCCCCGGGAGAACTTCCCCACATGCAGGATGGGCGTCCCCGGATGCTCCGGATCGGGACAAGGCCACTGGAGACCCTGCGTCCCCAGCCGCTCGTACAGGATGCCGCCGTAGATCGGCGTCAGGCTGGCGATCTCCGCCAGAACCTCGGCCGGGCTGGCATAGCTCCACGGGCCGTAAGGCGCCTGGCTCACGCGCTGCCGCAGATCGTCGTCCAACGCCAGACAGCGGTTGGCCAGATCGACCAGGATCTCCCAGTCGGGCCGCGCCTGCCCGATGGGCTCGATCGCCTTCCGGATCCATTGCACGCGCCGCTCCGTATTGGTGAAGGAGCCCTCCTTCTCGGCGAAGCTGACGGCCGGCAGCACCACATCGGCCAGCGCCGCCGTCTCGCTCAGGAAGATCTCCTGCACGACCAGGAACTCCACCGCCTCCAGGCACTTTCGCACATGGTTGGAGTCAGGATCGGAGAGCAGCACGTTCTCGCCCATGATGTAGAGGCCACGCACCCTCCCGTCCAGAGCGGCATTCATGATCTCCACCACCGTCAACCCAGGCTGAGTGGACAGCTCCGCCCCCCACGCCTCCTGGAACTTGCGCTGGTTGGCCTCCACCGTCACGCTCTGATAGCCGGGGTAGACGTTCGGCAGGCCGCCCATGTCGCATGCGCCCTGCACATTGTTCTGCCCGCGCAGCGGGTTCACGCCGCCGCCCGGGATCCCCATGTTGCCGAGGAGCATCTGCAGGTTGGCGCACGCCATCACGTTGGCCGTGCCCGTCGTATGCTGGGTGATGCCCATGGCGTACAGCAGCGCGCCCGGCCGGTTGGCCGCCAGCAGCCGGGCGGCCTCCACGATATCCTCCGCGGGCACGCCCGTGATCTCGGCCACGCGCTCGGGCGTGTATTCGGCCACGGCATCCCGCACCGACTCGAAGTTCTCGGTGCGGCTCTCGATGAACTCGTGGTCGATCAGGTCCTCCGCGATGAGCACGTGGGCCAACCCGTTCAGGAGCGCGATATCCGTGCCCGGCTTGTGCTGCAGGTACAGCGTCGCGAACTCCGTGATCGGGATGCGGCGCGGGTCGGCCACGATGAGCACGGCGCCGCGCTGCTTCACCGCCTGCCGGATGCGCATGCCGAAGACCGGATGCTGCTCGGTGATATTGGAGCCGATGATCAGATAGCTCTTCGCTTCCGTGGCGATGTCATCCATGCTGTTGGTCATCGCACCGGAGCCAAACGTTGTCGCCAGACCGGCGACCGTGGGGCTGTGTCAGAGGCGAGCACAATGGTCTACATTGTGCGTCCCCCATATCTGTCTGGCCAGCTTCTGGATGAGGTAGTTCTCCTCGTTGGTACATTTGGCACTGGCCAGGCACGCCAGCGCGTCCCCGCCGGACTCCCGCCGGATCGCCATCGTGCGCTCGGCGACGATATTCAGCGCCGTCTCCCAGTCCACCTCGACGAAGTCGTTGCCCTCCGTCGTCTGGCCATTCTTCGGCTTGGTCCCGTTCGGCTCCAGCAGCCACTTGCGCACCAGCGGCTTCGTCAGTCGGTCGGGGTGATTCACGAAGTCGTTGCCGAATTTCCCTTTGACGCACGTCCGCCCGTGATTGGCCGGGCCGTCCCAGGCCGGGGTAACGTACACGATGCGATTGCGCTTTCGATCCACGTTGAGCTCGATCTGGCATCCCACCCCGCAGTACGTGCAGACTGTGCGCACCTTGTCGAGCTCCCAGGCCCGGCCCTGGCCGATGGCCTGCTTGGGCCACAGCGCGGCGGTGGGGCAGACGCTGACGCAGATGCCGCAGAACTCGCACGGGCTGTCCAGCATCGTGCTGTTCGGCCCAAAGGCGATGTGCGTCTCAAAGCCCCGGTTGAAGACGCCGACAGCCTCAACACCGTTCATGTACTCACAGGCGCGGACGCATCGACGGCACCGGACGCATTTGGCCAGGTCCACCGCGACGAAGGGATTATCGTCCTCCAGTGTGAACTCCGGCTGACGCCCGGGGTAGGCCCGCTCCCGGGCCCCCAGCCGATAGGCCAGGTCCTGTAACTCGCACGCCCCGGCCGCCTCGCACTTCATGCAATCCAGCGGATGGTTGGACAGGATCATCTCCAGCGCGAAGCGACGAATGCCCTCCACCAGCGGCGTCTGCGTGCGGATCACCATGCCCTCGGACACGGGAGTCGTGCAGCTGGGCAGAGGATTGCGAGCCCTTTCCACCTCCACGACGCAGAGGCGACAGCCGCCGCTGGGGGGCAAGGCCGGGTGATGGCACAACGTGGGGATATCGATGCCCGCCGATTGTGCAGCCTCCAGGATCGTGAAGCTCGCAGGCACCGAGAGTTGCCGACCGTCTATCGTGATGTTGACCGTTTTCATCCCGTCCTCCTAGTGCTTCACGCTACACTGGCCTGTGCGGATGTGCTCTTCGAACTCGTGGCGGAAATAGCGAAGCACACTGAGAACCGGCGATGGGGTGAGCTGCCCTAACGCGCACAGGGAACCAGTCTGCATGTAACGGGCGATCTCCTGGATCAGATCCAGGTCCTCCATGCGGCCCTGCCCGTCCAGGATGCGATTGAGCACCTCCAGCATGCGCGTGCCCCCGATGCTGCACGGCACGCACTTGCCACACGACTCGGCCGCGGCGAAGTCCAGGAAGAA
The sequence above is a segment of the Chloroflexota bacterium genome. Coding sequences within it:
- the fdhF gene encoding formate dehydrogenase subunit alpha codes for the protein MKTVNITIDGRQLSVPASFTILEAAQSAGIDIPTLCHHPALPPSGGCRLCVVEVERARNPLPSCTTPVSEGMVIRTQTPLVEGIRRFALEMILSNHPLDCMKCEAAGACELQDLAYRLGARERAYPGRQPEFTLEDDNPFVAVDLAKCVRCRRCVRACEYMNGVEAVGVFNRGFETHIAFGPNSTMLDSPCEFCGICVSVCPTAALWPKQAIGQGRAWELDKVRTVCTYCGVGCQIELNVDRKRNRIVYVTPAWDGPANHGRTCVKGKFGNDFVNHPDRLTKPLVRKWLLEPNGTKPKNGQTTEGNDFVEVDWETALNIVAERTMAIRRESGGDALACLASAKCTNEENYLIQKLARQIWGTHNVDHCARLUHSPTVAGLATTFGSGAMTNSMDDIATEAKSYLIIGSNITEQHPVFGMRIRQAVKQRGAVLIVADPRRIPITEFATLYLQHKPGTDIALLNGLAHVLIAEDLIDHEFIESRTENFESVRDAVAEYTPERVAEITGVPAEDIVEAARLLAANRPGALLYAMGITQHTTGTANVMACANLQMLLGNMGIPGGGVNPLRGQNNVQGACDMGGLPNVYPGYQSVTVEANQRKFQEAWGAELSTQPGLTVVEIMNAALDGRVRGLYIMGENVLLSDPDSNHVRKCLEAVEFLVVQEIFLSETAALADVVLPAVSFAEKEGSFTNTERRVQWIRKAIEPIGQARPDWEILVDLANRCLALDDDLRQRVSQAPYGPWSYASPAEVLAEIASLTPIYGGILYERLGTQGLQWPCPDPEHPGTPILHVGKFSRGKGRFMPVEYMPPAEVPDEEYPLTFTTGRLLFHYHTGTMTRRSQGLDEKVPSSTVEIHPEDAQRFGVRDGDTVRVRSRRGEVVTTAQVTEDVMPGVVFMTFHFAESPANALTHAALDPVAKIPEYKACAVSIERVNGAAP